From one Sardina pilchardus chromosome 6, fSarPil1.1, whole genome shotgun sequence genomic stretch:
- the fbl gene encoding rRNA 2'-O-methyltransferase fibrillarin, with translation MKPGFSPRGGGGGFRGGRGGFGDRGGRGGFGDRGGGRGGFGDRGRGGFRGGRGGGGGFRSPGGDGGFRGRGGGRGAPRGRGGGRGGGGFRGGRKVLVEPHRHEGVFICRGKEDALVTRNMVIGDSVYGEKRINVEEGETKIEYRAWNPFRSKLAAAILGGIDQIHIKPGAKVMYLGAASGTTVSHVSDIVGPDGLVYAVEFSHRSGRDLLNVAKKRTNIIPIIEDARHPHKYRMLVGMVDVIFADVAQPDQTRIVALNAHNFLKNGGHFVISIKANCIDSTAAPEAVFAAEVKKMSAENMKPQEQLTLEPYERDHAVVVGIYRAPPKQKK, from the exons ATGAAACCAG GGTTCAGTCCtcgtggtggtggaggtggtttCCGTGGTGGAAGAGGAGGCTTCGGAGACCGTGGTGGTAGAGGAGGCTTCGGAGACCGAGGTGGTGGTAGAGGAGGCTTCGGAGACCGTGGTAGAGGCGGATTCcgtggaggaagaggtggtg GTGGTGGGTTCAGGTCAcctggtggtgatggaggctTCAGAGGACGTGGAGGTGGCCGAGGGGCCCctagaggcagaggaggaggacgtggaGGTGGAGGTTTCAGAGGGGGGAGGAAAGTCTTGGTAGAGCCTCACAGACATGAAG GTGTGTTTATTTGCCGTGGCAAAGAAGATGCCCTGGTTACAAGAAACATGGTGATTGGAGACTCTGTGTATGGTGAAAAAAGGATAAATGTTGAA GAGGGAGAAACCAAGATTGAGTACAGAGCATGGAATCCCTTCCGCTCAAAGTTGGCAGCTGCCATCTTGGGAGGTATTGACCAGATCCATATCAAGCCTGGCGCAAAAGTTATGTATCTGGGAGCTGCATCAGGAACAACAGTATCACACGTGTCTGACATCGTTGGTCCG GACGGTCTGGTATATGCAGTGGAGTTCTCTCACAGATCAGGCAGAGACCTGCTGAATGTTGCTAAAAAGAGGACCAATATTATTCCCATCATTGAGGATGCCAGGCATCCCCACAAATACCGCATGCTCGTTG GCATGGTGGATGTTATATTTGCTGATGTTGCCCAACCTGACCAGACGAGAATTGTGGCTCTCAATGCACACAACTTCCTTAAAAATGGTGGCCATTTTGTTATTTCAATTAAG GCAAACTGCATTGATTCAACGGCTGCACCAGAAGCTGTGTTTGCAGCAGAAGTGAAGAAAATGAGCGCAGAGAACATGAAACCCCAAGAACAGTTAACACTGGAACCTTATGAGCGAGATCATGCGGTGGTGGTTGGTATTTACAG AGCACCCCCCAAGCAGAAGAAATGA
- the kcnj21 gene encoding G protein-activated inward rectifier potassium channel 4, whose protein sequence is MSNFKGHSGQDVEKQGIKLPKKWADLKDKVPTDRTMVLRGVGGGPDPPRVVKKRRQRYVEKDGKCNVHHGNVRERYRYLTDIFTTLVDLKWRLNLLVFTLVYTTTWVFFGLIWWLIAYIRGDLDHTDDNDWTPCVNNLNGFVSAFLFSIETETTIGYGYRVITDKCPEGILLLLVQAILGSIVNAFMVGCMFVKISQPNKRAETLMFSHTAVISMRDNKLCLMFRVGDLRNSHIVEASIRAKLIRSKQTKEGEFIPLNQTDINVGFDTGDDRLFLVSPLIICHEINSSSPFWEISQEQLAQDEFEIVVILEGMVEATGMTCQARSSYLDAEVVWGERFTPVLSLEEGFYEVDYDTFHHTYPTPTPSCSAHELAELAKKGESIPLPPLSPHDTVEETFRSEVAPDAEEGDIEGPGPREDEAEAEADGETVSHGDMNKTDSGLE, encoded by the exons ATGAGCAATTTCAAGGGCCACTCAGGACAGGACGTGGAGAAGCAGGGGATCAAGTTGCCAAAGAAATGGGCCGACCTCAAAGACAAG GTACCCACAGATCGCACAATGGTGTTAAGGGGGGTCGGAGGAGGTCCAGACCCCCCAAGAGTTGTGAAGAAGCGTCGTCAGCGCTATGTGGAGAAGGATGGCAAGTGCAATGTGCACCATGGCAACGTGCGGGAAAGATACCGGTACCTAACAGACATCTTCACGACGCTAGTGGACCTGAAATGGCGCCTCAACCTTCTTGTTTTCACCCTGGTGTACACCACAACCTGGGTGTTTTTCGGCCTCATCTGGTGGCTCATCGCCTACATCCGAGGTGACTTGGACCACACCGACGACAATGACTGGACACCTTGCGTCAACAACCTCAACGGTTTCGTCTCTGCGTTTCTGTTCTCCATCGAGACAGAGACCACCATTGGTTATGGCTATCGGGTCATCACCGACAAGTGCCCGGAGGGCAtcctcctgctgctggtgcAGGCCATTCTTGGTTCCATCGTCAACGCCTTCATGGTGGGCTGCATGTTCGTCAAGATCTCGCAGCCCAACAAGCGCGCCGAAACGCTCATGTTCTCCCACACAGCCGTCATCTCCATGCGCGACAACAAGCTGTGTCTGATGTTCCGCGTCGGGGACCTGCGCAACTCGCACATCGTGGAGGCCTCCATCCGGGCCAAGCTGATCCGCTCCAAGCAGACCAAGGAAGGGGAGTTCATCCCGTTGAACCAGACGGACATCAACGTGGGCTTCGACACGGGGGACGACCGCCTGTTCCTGGTGTCTCCGCTCATCATCTGCCACGAGATCAACTCCTCCAGCCCCTTCTGGGAGATCTCCCAAGAGCAGCTGGCGCAGGACGAGTTTGAGATCGTGGTCATTCTAGAGGGCATGGTAGAGGCCACTG GGATGACCTGTCAAGCCCGGAGCTCTTATCTGGACGCAGAGGTGGTGTGGGGTGAGCGTTTCACCCCCGTCCTCTCCCTGGAGGAGGGCTTCTATGAGGTGGACTACGACACCTTCCACCACACCTACCCGACCCCGACCCCCTCCTGCTCTGCCCACGAGCTAGCTGAGCTGGCCAAGAAGGGCGAGAGCATCCCCTTGccacctctctccccccacgACACCGTGGAGGAGACTTTCAGGTCGGAGGTCGCGCCGGACGCAGAGGAAGGAGACATAGAAGGGCCTGGACCACGCGAGGacgaggctgaggctgaggcggACGGAGAGACGGTCAGCCATGGAGACATGAACAAAACAGACAGCGGACTAGAAtga